Proteins from one Sabethes cyaneus chromosome 2, idSabCyanKW18_F2, whole genome shotgun sequence genomic window:
- the LOC128734858 gene encoding uncharacterized protein LOC128734858 — protein MNTTVMQKEQKKKPSKSKIKINALREEVQRLRSELMRLEGERIEMAVRQTDLMSQWNSVSATYQSAVRERDKTILELLLETDGTHHGGNNNNRPSEKTLNNEELLRAVGLPAVDKEVQTELW, from the exons ATGAACACTACAGTCATGCAAAAGGAACAAAAGAAA AAACCATCGAaaagcaaaatcaaaatcaatgcACTGCGGGAGGAAGTCCAGCGGCTTCGATCGGAGCTGATGCGCTTGGAGGGCGAGCGCATCGAGATGGCCGTCCGCCAGACCGATCTGATGAGCCAGTGGAACTCGGTTTCTGCCACCTACCAGTCGGCGGTTCGCGAACGTGACAAGACGATCCTGGAACTGCTGCTGGAAACGGACGGCACCCATCATGGTGGTAACAATAACAACAGACCAAGTGAAAAAACGCTCAACAACGAGGAACTGCTGAGGGCCGTGGGTCTACCCGCGGTAGACAAAGAAGTACAAACCGAACTGTGGTAA
- the LOC128734857 gene encoding uncharacterized protein LOC128734857, protein MEDDYDIYGDLDKFESQTDNKAIKELNTQIEELKEQQSEKEREKRELAKKNAILLENISSLLLTAKAELKRKDALIADVRRERDNTVFRRGNKNVRKHDQWTQTTLIRIDREVQTERREEQRNFKDSTLMTRRDRRRERSVSRQRELGRDRRQIRAKSRSVDVFIKPKPVNRWDGRSKAQQCSLDRNRERQRDRERRARRAIRTPELESSKHSAVRFRSPVRVKDKDVGVGQSESCNELTSTFIPMNQRELDRFVKEIGRKENRVPAGDITKEAERLSKKVSKKRTKLESSGDIIQSDEIGTTAQSGSGASNGSLEDLEQKLTALHGESTPKTPQIHSSVMQTSLELLDYLGKGCTPPPLPQLPPPVVPPPPEPSIIEQVPQYSPDEGPHLNDSRELRIVESDELIGTVEPAEPQIERLVVVESEIEDGELVSSDEEKVMQGVTHIVSNNNQEKTTQDGTDRKAGKDSKQKTNDAVIDKEKSGKSLSEERTFTAQQDSKFKSKDCKRRSRTLTEPSLGKGALSKQANHGDFVGSHLNHRTHDNNRKQKALKDLFGSDDENSLGDVEIRKRRNSIEWNGSEPDRKRQKRATTSGEAKVVEVQIPLVKISLDKKMVRQESPTERKADFSNGKRSIYSVAQPGEKQALLREDHASQTKASKKDGKIRHEESTQCKENGPKSRHDHGQREKNVASSTIHNEKVAHQRHSESNKCDGKESIGELRMIAKRRMSAKVENREPAGKDKPERRKSLHHDFNHFEKYAQEKVRKSIFDAPEIQCEKETESRHLLASVNKLDNVIETVTENKNIKQTDPRKRRRSRCDDFTGMQYETERLAEQKVVNNCTENKSAQNEKAKQERKSRSREPSASATEEQDTQQLTGRHAMITRRRKSILEENCLRYREESAERITEKHEVSPKQKPESQSMLAEVKKPKNTKEPVVERQTARHDATGKLERSEKNNDSNASELVQPVETVDLTDVAELEKSTVQETEIVAEPTEENSCEFKQDERLLQQPANNQEISQPTDPIQEKCSVEEAVIQEEQVDEQTPMQPKEDDRLSSTCMTPDGQSELQAELAPSTIATVENESLPHAGPHDSPVEQSDSTDLNAPDRTPSDKADTSVSVSESSATKQDTSFTGRFSEYRIAFDNEIETTVIITRKKKKKIKSKNTSL, encoded by the exons atggaAGACGATTATGATATTTACGGTGATTTGGATAAATTTGAGTCCCAAACG GATAACAAGGCGATAAAAGAACTGAACACTCAAATCGAGGAACTAAAGGAACAACAATCGGAGAAGGAACGAGAAAAGCGGGAGCTAGCTAAAAAGAATGCTATTTTGCTGGAAAATATATCTTCGTTACTGCTTACTGCGAAGGCGGAATTAAAACGGAAGGATGCTTTGATAGCGGATGTCCGCCGAGAGAGGGATAACACCGTGTTCCGAAGAGGTAATAAGAACGTACGAAAACATGACCAGTGGACACAGACGACACTAATTCGTATCGATCGAGAGGTACAGACAGAACGGCGGGAAGAACAACGGAATTTTAAAGACTCAACTTTGATGACGAGAAGGGACCGAAGACGCGAGCGAAGTGTGTCTCGGCAAAGGGAACTAGGCAGAGACAGGAGACAGATCAGAGCGAAGTCTCGTTCGGTGGATGTGTTTATAAAACCGAAACCAGTGAACCGATGGGATGGACGTAGTAAAGCTCAACAATGTTCGCTCGATCGCAATCGCGAACGCCAGCGGGACAGAGAACGAAGAGCCCGTCGAGCCATCCGTACGCCAGAGCTGGAGAGTAGCAAACATTCGGCTGTGCGGTTCCGAAGTCCGGTACGGGTTAAAGATAAGGACGTTGGTGTTGGTCAGTCGGAGTCCTGCAACGAACTGACGAGCACTTTTATTCCGATGAATCAACGAGAGTTGGACCGTTTTGTTAAGGAAATTGGTCGTAAAGAGAATCGAGTTCCTGCTGGTGACATAACAAAAGAAGCTGAAAGACTGTCGAAAAAGGTCTCGAAGAAACGCACGAAATTAGAATCGTCAGGGGATATAATTCAGTCCGATGAAATCGGAACGACTGCACAGAGCGGAAGTGGAGCCTCAAATGGCTCGCTGGAAGATCTAGAACAAAAACTAACGGCCCTCCATGGGGAGTCAACTCCGAAGACTCCCCAGATTCACTCTTCGGTTATGCAAACATCACTGGAACTGCTGGACTATCTTGGAAAAGGTTGCACTCCACCTCCGTTGCCGCAGTTACCTCCGCCAGTGGTTCCACCTCCACCGGAACCGTCTATCATCGAGCAAGTTCCGCAATATTCACCTGACGAAGGTCCACATCTGAATGATAGCCGCGAGCTGCGGATTGTGGAATCGGATGAATTGATCGGGACGGTTGAGCCAGCCGAACCACAGATCGAGCGCTTGGTTGTGGTTGAAAGCGAGATAGAGGATGGCGAGCTAGTTTCATCTGATGAAGAAAAGGTTATGCAAGG AGTAACGCACATCGTGTCTAACAATAATCAAGAAAAAACGACGCAGGACGGCACAGATCGTAAAGCTGGAAAGGATTCTAAACAGAAGACAAATGACGCCGTAATAGATAAGGAAAAGTCTGGTAAATCTCTTTCAGAGGAGAGAACATTCACAGCACAGCaagattcaaaattcaaaagcaaAGACTGCAAGCGGCGTTCACGAACGCTGACAGAGCCCTCATTAGGTAAGGGAGCTCTTTCGAAGCAAGCAAATCACGGGGATTTCGTAGGTTCGCACTTGAACCATCGAACCCATGACAACAATCGCAAACAGAAGGCACTGAAAGATCTATTCGGCTCGGACGACGAAAATTCGTTGGGCGACGTTGAGATTCGGAAGCGAAGAAACAGCATCGAATGGAACGGGTCGGAACCCGATCGTAAGAGGCAGAAGAGAGCAACTACGTCGGGCGAAGCGAAAGTGGTGGAAGTTCAAATACCTTTAGTGAAAATTAGCCTGGATAAAAAGATGGTTCGACAGGAGAGCCCCACTGAGCGGAAGGCTGATTTTAGTAACGGAAAAAGATCTATCTATTCCGTCGCACAACCAGGCGAAAAGCAAGCGCTTCTGCGAGAAGATCATGCTAGTCAGACGAAAGCTAGTAAAAAAGATGGTAAAATAAGGCATGAAGAGTCGACACAGTGTAAAGAAAATGGACCTAAATCTCGACATGATCATGGGCAAAGGGAGAAGAACGTTGCGAGTTCTACTATTCACAATGAAAAAGTTGCCCATCAACGGCATTCTGAGAGCAATAAGTGCGACGGGAAAGAATCAATCGGTGAACTTAGAATGATTGCTAAACGAAGAATGTCCGCTAAGGTAGAGAATCGTGAACCAGCTGGAAAGGACAAGCCTGAAAGAAGAAAATCCCTCCACCATGATTTCaatcattttgaaaaatatgcGCAAGAGAAAGTGCGAAAATCCATATTTGATGCACCCGAGATTCAGTgcgaaaaagaaacagaaagtcGGCATCTGTTAGCAAGTGTTAATAAATTGGATAATGTGATCGAAACTGTTACAGAAAATAAGAACATTAAACAAACTGACCCCAGAAAACGTAGAAGATCTCGTTGTGACGATTTTACTGGAATGCAATATGAAACAGAACGCTTGGCAGAGcaaaaagttgtaaataattgtaCAGAAAACAAATCCGCTCAGAACGAAAAAGCCAAACAAGAGCGGAAATCAAGGAGTAGAGAACCTTCTGCTTCTGCAACAGAGGAACAGGATACGCAACAATTAACCGGTAGACATGCTATGATAACCCGACGAAGAAAGTCAATTTTAGAGGAGAACTGTCTCAGATATCGGGAAGAAAGCGCTGAGCGCATTACTGAAAAGCATGAAGTTTCACCAAAACAGAAGCCTGAAAGTCAGAGTATGTTAGCAGAAGTGAAGAAACCTAAAAATACGAAAGAACCTGTTGTGGAGAGACAGACTGCTAGACACGATGCAACCGGTAAACTTGAAAGGTCTGAGAAAAACAATGATTCCAATGCATCTGAACTTGTTCAGCCGGTAGAAACAGTTGACCTTACAGATGTTGCTGAGCTGGAAAAGTCTACAGTTCAAGAAACAGAGATTGTGGCAGAGCCGACTGAAGAAAATTCCTGTGAATTCAAACAAGATGAAAGGTTGCTTCAGCAACCTGCCAACAATCAGGAGATTTCGCAACCGACTGACCCTATCCAAGAGAAATGTTCCGTGGAAGAAGCTGTCATACAGGAAGAGCAGGTTGATGAGCAGACCCCAATGCAGCCAAAGGAAGATGATCGTTTATCGTCAACTTGCATGACACCCGACGGGCAGAGCGAGCTACAAGCAGAACTAGCACCATCAACCATTGCAACAGTTGAAAACGAAAGTCTTCCACATGCGGGACCACATGATTCACCAGTCGAACAGTCGGATTCCACAGATTTGAATGCCCCAGATAGAACACCTTCAGACAAAGCAGACACCTCGGTTAGTGTATCAGAGTCCTCCGCCACAAAACAGGATACAAGCTTCACTGGTCGATTTAGCGAGTACAGAATCGCCTTTGATAACGAAATAGAAACGACAGTTATCATAACtcgaaagaagaaaaagaaaatcaaaTCTAAGAACACAAGTCTCTAA